In a single window of the Delftia tsuruhatensis genome:
- the prmA gene encoding 50S ribosomal protein L11 methyltransferase: MFELSLLCPEDRVETLSDALDALDALSVSVEDADAQTEAEQALFGEPGMPPPKDGWQRSRLVALFPSQEAAEEARELLLPQDFFEGCSIIAVKQVPEQDWVRLTQSQFAPVDITPEFWIVPTWHELPPEARVSIRLDPGLAFGTGTHPTTRMCLRWIARQPQGGLGRTLDYGCGSGILAIGAAKFGATDIDAVDIDPAAVESTRYNADANAVQLKAGLPDAVSGEYRTVLANILATPLKVLAPLLCARVAAGGHLVLAGILERQAEELQEAYAPYLALEVADSEDGWILMTARRPG; encoded by the coding sequence ATGTTCGAGTTGAGCCTGCTGTGCCCGGAAGACCGGGTTGAGACCCTCAGCGACGCGCTGGACGCACTGGATGCGTTGAGCGTGTCGGTGGAGGACGCCGACGCTCAGACCGAGGCCGAGCAGGCGCTGTTCGGCGAACCCGGCATGCCCCCGCCCAAGGATGGCTGGCAGCGCAGCCGTCTCGTGGCGCTGTTCCCCTCGCAGGAAGCGGCCGAGGAAGCGCGCGAACTGCTGCTGCCCCAGGACTTCTTCGAGGGCTGCAGCATCATCGCGGTCAAGCAGGTGCCCGAGCAGGACTGGGTGCGCCTGACGCAGTCCCAGTTCGCGCCCGTGGACATCACCCCCGAGTTCTGGATCGTGCCCACCTGGCACGAGCTGCCGCCCGAGGCGCGCGTGAGCATCCGGCTGGATCCGGGCCTGGCCTTCGGTACGGGAACGCATCCGACCACGCGCATGTGCCTGCGCTGGATCGCACGCCAGCCCCAGGGCGGCCTGGGCCGCACGCTGGACTATGGTTGCGGCTCGGGCATCCTGGCCATCGGCGCGGCCAAGTTCGGCGCCACCGACATCGATGCGGTCGATATCGACCCTGCGGCCGTGGAGTCCACGCGCTACAACGCCGACGCCAACGCGGTGCAGTTGAAGGCGGGCCTGCCCGATGCCGTGTCCGGTGAATACCGCACCGTGCTGGCCAACATCCTCGCCACGCCGCTCAAGGTGCTGGCACCGCTGCTGTGCGCGCGCGTGGCCGCTGGCGGGCATCTGGTGCTGGCGGGCATCCTGGAGCGGCAGGCCGAGGAACTCCAGGAAGCCTACGCACCCTATCTGGCGCTGGAGGTCGCAGACAGCGAGGACGGCTGGATCCTGATGACCGCGCGCCGCCCCGGCTGA
- the accC gene encoding acetyl-CoA carboxylase biotin carboxylase subunit encodes MFKKILVANRGEIALRIQRACRELGIKAVMVYSEADRDAKYVKLADEAVCIGPAPSPLSYLNMPAIISAAEVTDAEAIHPGYGFLSENADFAERVEKSGFTFIGPTPDNIRTMGDKVSAKQAMIKAGVPCVPGSDGELPDDPVQIRRIAKAVGYPVIIKAAGGGGGRGMRVVHTEAALINAVQMTKAEAGAAFGNPAVYMEKFLQNPRHVEIQILADNHRNAVYLGERDCSMQRRHQKVIEEAPAPGIPRRLVEKIGERCAAACKKLGYRGAGTFEFLYENGEFYFIEMNTRVQVEHPVTELITGVDIVRTQIMVAAGEKLPFTQRQINAQLKGHAIECRVNAEDPYNFMPSPGRITMWHAPGGPGVRVDSHVYNNYFVPPNYDSMIGKIIVHGDTREQALARMRTALLETVVEGIKTNIPLHQDLMVDAKFMEGGTNIHYLEEWLAHRSANKR; translated from the coding sequence ATGTTTAAGAAAATTTTGGTTGCCAACCGGGGCGAGATCGCCCTGCGCATCCAGCGCGCCTGCCGTGAACTCGGCATCAAGGCGGTGATGGTGTATTCCGAAGCCGACCGAGACGCCAAGTACGTCAAGCTGGCCGACGAAGCCGTGTGCATAGGCCCGGCGCCTTCGCCGTTGAGCTATCTCAACATGCCGGCCATCATCTCGGCCGCGGAAGTGACCGATGCCGAGGCCATCCACCCTGGCTACGGCTTTCTCAGCGAGAACGCCGACTTCGCCGAGCGCGTGGAAAAGAGCGGCTTCACCTTCATCGGCCCCACGCCCGACAACATCCGCACCATGGGCGACAAGGTCTCGGCCAAGCAGGCCATGATCAAGGCTGGCGTGCCCTGCGTGCCTGGCTCGGATGGTGAACTGCCCGACGATCCCGTGCAGATCCGCCGCATTGCCAAGGCCGTGGGCTATCCGGTGATCATCAAGGCCGCGGGCGGTGGCGGTGGCCGAGGCATGCGCGTGGTGCATACCGAGGCGGCGCTGATCAATGCCGTGCAGATGACCAAGGCGGAAGCCGGCGCTGCCTTCGGCAATCCGGCCGTCTACATGGAGAAGTTCCTGCAGAACCCTCGCCATGTGGAAATCCAGATCCTGGCCGACAACCACCGCAATGCGGTCTATCTGGGCGAGCGTGACTGCTCCATGCAGCGTCGCCACCAGAAGGTCATCGAGGAAGCTCCGGCTCCCGGCATTCCTCGGCGCCTGGTCGAGAAGATCGGAGAGCGCTGCGCCGCAGCCTGCAAGAAGCTGGGCTACCGCGGCGCCGGCACCTTCGAGTTCCTCTACGAGAACGGCGAGTTCTACTTCATCGAGATGAACACCCGCGTGCAGGTCGAGCACCCGGTGACCGAGTTGATCACCGGCGTGGACATCGTGCGCACCCAGATCATGGTGGCCGCGGGCGAGAAGCTGCCCTTCACCCAGCGCCAGATCAATGCCCAGCTCAAGGGCCATGCGATCGAGTGCCGCGTGAACGCCGAGGATCCGTACAACTTCATGCCCTCGCCGGGCCGCATCACGATGTGGCACGCACCGGGAGGCCCGGGTGTGCGCGTGGACTCGCATGTCTACAACAACTACTTCGTGCCGCCCAACTACGACTCCATGATCGGCAAGATCATCGTCCATGGCGATACGCGCGAACAGGCGCTGGCGCGCATGCGCACGGCGCTGCTGGAGACCGTGGTCGAAGGCATCAAGACCAACATTCCGCTGCACCAGGACCTGATGGTGGACGCCAAGTTCATGGAAGGCGGCACCAACATCCACTACCTGGAAGAGTGGCTGGCGCACCGCAGCGCCAACAAGCGTTGA
- the accB gene encoding acetyl-CoA carboxylase biotin carboxyl carrier protein: MDLRKLKTLIDLVSESNVSELEITEAEGKVRIVKSEGAVVQHYVAAPVQAAPLPVAAPVAAPVAAPVAAPATEAAVSGHVVKSPMVGTFYRASSPGAKPFVEVGNQVKEGETICIIEAMKILNEIEADKSGTITRILGENGQAVEYGQPLFVIE; encoded by the coding sequence ATGGATTTGCGAAAACTCAAGACCCTCATTGATCTGGTGTCCGAATCGAACGTGTCGGAACTGGAGATCACCGAAGCAGAGGGCAAGGTCCGGATCGTCAAGAGCGAAGGCGCCGTGGTTCAGCACTATGTCGCCGCACCCGTGCAGGCGGCCCCCCTGCCCGTGGCAGCGCCCGTCGCAGCACCTGTTGCCGCGCCCGTGGCAGCTCCTGCAACCGAAGCCGCAGTCTCGGGCCATGTGGTGAAGTCGCCCATGGTCGGTACCTTCTACCGCGCATCCAGCCCGGGTGCCAAGCCCTTCGTGGAAGTGGGCAACCAGGTCAAGGAAGGCGAGACCATCTGCATCATCGAGGCGATGAAGATCCTCAACGAGATCGAAGCCGACAAGAGCGGCACCATCACACGCATCCTGGGTGAGAATGGCCAGGCGGTAGAGTACGGCCAGCCTCTGTTCGTCATCGAATAA
- a CDS encoding TlpA family protein disulfide reductase, whose translation MDAGQNTSSRRRWLTGAVAAAAALGGAGLAWWRFQPHAMESGVEEQLWRQQFLTPDGSAMTLSRWRGKPVLVNFWATWCPPCVRELPMLDAFSARQDQHGIQVIGLAVDKPEAVQRFLGRTPLRFPVALAVEGGLGLTRSLGNLQGGLPFTVLLGEDGMVRQRKIGELTTEDLASWSAKG comes from the coding sequence ATGGATGCCGGTCAAAACACTTCTTCCCGGCGCCGCTGGCTCACGGGCGCGGTGGCGGCGGCGGCGGCCTTGGGAGGCGCTGGCCTCGCATGGTGGCGTTTTCAGCCCCATGCCATGGAGTCCGGCGTGGAGGAGCAGCTGTGGAGGCAGCAGTTCCTGACGCCCGATGGCTCGGCCATGACGCTGTCACGCTGGCGGGGCAAGCCGGTGCTGGTGAATTTCTGGGCCACCTGGTGTCCCCCCTGCGTGCGCGAGCTGCCCATGCTGGATGCGTTTTCGGCGCGCCAAGACCAGCACGGCATCCAGGTCATTGGCCTGGCGGTGGACAAGCCCGAGGCCGTGCAGCGTTTTCTGGGCCGCACTCCCTTGCGCTTCCCCGTGGCGCTGGCCGTGGAGGGGGGGCTGGGCCTGACGCGCTCCCTGGGCAATCTGCAGGGCGGGCTGCCCTTCACCGTGCTGCTTGGCGAGGATGGCATGGTGCGGCAACGTAAAATAGGTGAGCTCACTACCGAAGATCTGGCTTCCTGGAGTGCGAAAGGCTGA
- a CDS encoding YqcC family protein codes for MTPDTPHQTLLDQLQQLEDELRTQSLWSTVAPSPQAMASTMPFMYDTLKLHEWLQWVFLPRLRAVVEAQGQLPCQSHVHPLAEHEWSQPVEFDKRQLLVLLLAIDDTLNQGGLTPSEPAPSH; via the coding sequence ATGACGCCCGATACACCGCACCAGACATTGCTCGACCAGTTGCAGCAACTCGAAGACGAGTTGCGCACGCAGAGCCTCTGGTCGACCGTGGCGCCCAGCCCCCAGGCCATGGCCTCGACCATGCCTTTCATGTACGACACGCTCAAGCTGCACGAGTGGCTGCAGTGGGTGTTCCTGCCCCGGCTGCGCGCCGTGGTAGAAGCCCAGGGCCAGTTGCCCTGCCAAAGCCATGTGCACCCGCTGGCCGAGCATGAGTGGAGCCAGCCCGTGGAATTCGACAAACGCCAGTTGCTGGTGTTGCTGCTGGCCATAGACGACACGCTGAACCAGGGTGGACTGACCCCCTCCGAGCCAGCCCCCTCGCACTGA
- the mpl gene encoding UDP-N-acetylmuramate:L-alanyl-gamma-D-glutamyl-meso-diaminopimelate ligase, which yields MHIHILGICGTFMGGLAALAREAGHRVTGCDAGVYPPMSDQLRALGIELIEGYGAEQMALEPDMYVVGNVVSRARLADGSPKFPLMEAILESGVPYASGPQWLSEQVLHHPACPRHVLAVAGTHGKTTTTSMLAWILECAGLQPGFLVGGVPLDFGVSARLGAASRPVPGPGPAGAEPVFVIEADEYDTAFFDKRSKFVHYRPRTAVLNNLEFDHADIFDDLAAIERQFHHLVRTVPASGRLVVNGIEESITRVLHQGCWSEVSSFGAVVSDYSAQGDPGAFDVLHRGRKVARLEWALTGEHNQLNALAAIAAAEHVGVTPAQACDALARFQNVKRRMELRGVSGGVSVYDDFAHHPTAIRTTLDGLRRKLGRQARILAVFEPRSNTMKLGTMKSQLPWSLESADLVFCHTAGLDWDAAEALHPLGVGPGHKAQVAGDIGTLVEQVRAAARPGDHVVCMSNGGFGGIHPRLLAALQPSA from the coding sequence ATGCACATACATATTCTGGGCATCTGCGGCACCTTCATGGGGGGACTGGCCGCCCTGGCGCGCGAGGCAGGCCATCGCGTCACCGGCTGCGATGCCGGCGTCTATCCGCCGATGAGCGACCAGCTGCGTGCCCTGGGCATCGAGCTGATCGAAGGCTATGGCGCCGAGCAGATGGCGCTTGAACCCGACATGTATGTCGTGGGCAACGTGGTCAGCCGTGCGCGGCTGGCCGACGGCAGCCCCAAGTTCCCGCTGATGGAGGCGATCCTCGAAAGCGGAGTCCCCTACGCCAGCGGCCCCCAGTGGCTGTCCGAGCAGGTGCTGCACCATCCCGCCTGCCCACGCCATGTGCTGGCCGTGGCGGGCACGCACGGCAAGACCACCACGACCTCGATGCTGGCCTGGATCCTCGAGTGCGCGGGCCTGCAGCCGGGCTTTCTGGTCGGCGGCGTGCCGCTGGATTTCGGCGTCTCGGCACGGCTGGGCGCGGCCAGCCGCCCCGTCCCGGGCCCTGGGCCGGCCGGCGCGGAGCCGGTCTTCGTGATCGAGGCCGACGAGTACGACACGGCCTTCTTCGACAAGCGCAGCAAGTTCGTCCACTACCGGCCGCGCACGGCCGTGCTCAACAATCTGGAGTTCGACCACGCCGACATCTTTGACGATCTCGCGGCCATCGAGCGCCAATTCCACCATCTGGTACGCACGGTCCCCGCCTCGGGCCGGCTCGTGGTCAACGGCATCGAGGAGAGCATCACCCGCGTGCTGCACCAGGGCTGCTGGAGCGAGGTGAGCAGCTTCGGCGCGGTGGTCAGCGATTACAGCGCCCAGGGCGATCCCGGAGCCTTCGATGTGCTGCACCGTGGCCGCAAGGTGGCACGCCTCGAATGGGCATTGACCGGTGAGCACAACCAGCTCAACGCACTGGCCGCCATCGCGGCGGCCGAGCACGTGGGAGTGACGCCGGCCCAGGCCTGCGATGCCCTGGCACGCTTTCAGAACGTCAAGCGCCGCATGGAATTGCGCGGTGTCTCAGGCGGTGTGTCCGTCTACGACGATTTCGCCCACCACCCCACGGCCATACGCACCACGCTGGACGGCTTGCGCCGCAAGCTCGGACGCCAGGCGCGCATCCTGGCCGTGTTCGAGCCGCGCAGCAACACCATGAAGCTGGGCACCATGAAGTCCCAGCTGCCCTGGTCGCTGGAGAGTGCCGACCTGGTGTTCTGCCACACGGCTGGCCTGGACTGGGATGCCGCCGAGGCGCTGCACCCCCTGGGCGTGGGCCCGGGCCACAAGGCGCAGGTCGCGGGCGATATCGGCACGCTGGTGGAGCAGGTCCGCGCGGCGGCCCGCCCGGGGGACCACGTGGTGTGCATGAGCAATGGCGGATTTGGCGGCATCCACCCCAGGCTGCTGGCAGCCCTGCAGCCATCCGCCTGA